A stretch of DNA from Nitratireductor thuwali:
AAGGCGAGCATTTCCGCGCGCGGCTGAAGTCGGACGAAGCCCGCGCCGCCTTCCTCGCCTTCATGAGCCGCAAGAAGTCGGGGTAAGTTGGCCCTCGTTCAGGGATAAAGGCGTTCCGTTTCCCACCCGCTGTCCGAGCGCGAGAAGACCAATCGGTCGTGAAGCCGGAACGGTTTGTCCTGCCAAAATTCGATGCTGACCGGCCGGATGCGGAAGCCCGACCAGTAGGGTGGGCGGGGGATCTCTCCCACGGCGTATTTCGCCGTGTATTCGGCGACGGCCTTCTCCAGCGCGAACCGGCTTTCCAGCGGGCGCGACTGTTTCGAGGCCCATGCCCCGATCCGGCTGCCGCGCGGGCGCGAAGCGAAATAGGCGTCTGCCTCGGCATCGCTGACTTTTTCGACCGGTCCGCGAACGCGCACCTGCCGGCGCAGGCTTTTCCAGTGGAAGCACATGGCCGCCTTCATCGTCGCCAGGATCTCGCCGCCCTTGGTGCTGT
This window harbors:
- the pdxH gene encoding pyridoxamine 5'-phosphate oxidase; protein product: MVTNGLIKTDFTESTEPYRLFAEWLAEAEKSEPNDPNATALATVDPDGMPNVRMVLLKGFDEDGFVFYTNLDSTKGGEILATMKAAMCFHWKSLRRQVRVRGPVEKVSDAEADAYFASRPRGSRIGAWASKQSRPLESRFALEKAVAEYTAKYAVGEIPRPPYWSGFRIRPVSIEFWQDKPFRLHDRLVFSRSDSGWETERLYP